In Halosolutus amylolyticus, the genomic window CCTCCAGGAGGCCGAGGAGAACCTGGACGACTACCTCGCGACCACCCAACTGGGCATCACGATCGCGTCGCTGGGGCTGGGGTGGGCCGGCGAACCGGCGATCGCCTCGCTCATCGAACCCGTCCTCGGATCGGTGCTGCCGGCGGGATCGATCCACCTGGTCGCGATCGCGATCGGGTTCGGCATCATCACGTTCCTGCACGTCGTCTTCGGGGAACTCGCGCCGAAGACGCTCGCCATCGCCGACGCCGAACGGATCGCGCTCTTGGTCGCCGCGCCGATGAAGTTCTTCTACTACGTCTTCCTCCCCGGCATCGTCGTGTTCAACGGGACGGCGAACTTCTTTACGCGACTCATCGGCGTCGAGCCGGCCTCCGAGAGCGACGAGAGCCACAGCGAGGAAGAGATCCTGCGCATCGTCTCCCGGTCGGGCCAGCAGGGAGCCGTCGACATGAACGAGGTCGAGATGGTCGAGGCGGTCTTCGATCTGGGCGAGACGATCGCCCGCGAGGTGATGGTCCCGCGGCCGGACGTCGTGACCGTCCGCGCGGGAATGCCCCTCTCGGAACTGCGCGGCGTCGCCGCCAGCGGGACCTACACCCGGTTTCCCGTCGTCGACGAGGACGCCGATCAGCCCGTCGTCGGGTTCGTGCACGCGAAAGACGTGCTTCAGGCCATCGAGGCCACGGATCGAACCGACGATCCGACTGCACGCGACCTCGCACGAGAGGTGATCATCGTCCCCGAAACCCGCCGGATCGACGAGGTCCTCACCGAGTTCCGCACGCAGAACGTCCAGCTGGCGGTCGTGATCGACGAGTGGGGTGCCTTCGAGGGCATCCTGACCATCGAGGACGTCATCGAGGAGGTCGTCGGCGAGATCCAGGACGAGTTCGACACCGCGGCGATGGTGCCCTCGATCGACGAACTCGCGGACGGACGCTACGCCATGGACGGCGGCGTCACGCTCGCGGCGGTAAACGACCTCCTCGAAACCGAATTCGAGAGCGACGCGTTCGACACGATCGGCGGGCTGGTGTTGCACCGCCTCGGTCGTCCGCCCGAAGTCGGCGACGCGATCGAGGCCGACGGCTACGAGGTGACCGTCGAAGCGGTGGAAGGGACGCGCGTCTCGCGGGTGATCGTGGCCGAAGCCGTCCCGGAAGCCGAAGGATCGTCCGAGTGAGATCGATTCCGGGACCGGATCGGGTCACTCGATCGCGTTCGATCGTCTCCAGCGACGACGCGTACGAGGAGTTCACACCTCGTCTCGGTCTTGTAGACAGCCGCCGAGGAGTGAGGCTCCGCAACCACTAAACGCGACTCGCACCAACCTGTGGCCAATGAGTGACTGGACGGAGACGTACCGCCCGACGACCCTGTCGGAGGTACGCGGGAACAACAAGGCCCGCGACAAACTGAAGGAGTGGGCCGAGACCTGGGACGAGCACCGGGACGCGGTGATCGTCCATGGCAGTCCCGGCGTCGGGAAGACCTCGGCCGCCCACGCGCTGGCCAACGACATGGGGTGGCCCGTGATGGAACTCAACGCCAGCGACAGTCGCGGGGCCGACGTGATCGAACGGATCGCCGGCGAAGCCGCCAAAACCGGGACCCTCACGGCAGGCGGTGCGGGCCGCCGACTCGTCGTCCTGGACGAGGCGGACAACTTCCACGGGAACGCGGACTACGGCGGTTCGCGGGAAGTCACGCGGGTCGTCAAGGACGCCAACCAGCCGATCGTCCTCGTGGCCAACGAGTTCTACGACATGAGCCAGTCGCTTCGCAGTGCCTGCGAGACGATCGAGTTCCGGGACGTCTCGAAGCGATCGATCGTGCCCGTCCTGCGGGACATCTGCCGACGGGAAGGGGTCGAGTACGAGGACGAGGCGCTCGAGGCGATCGCCGAGAACACGAGCGGCGACCTCCGATCGGCGGTCAACGACCTGCAGGCGGTCGCCGAGGAGGCCGATCGGCTGACCGTCGAGGACGTGGTCACGGGCGAGCGCGACACCACCGAGGGGATCTTCGACTACCTCGACGCGCTGATCAAGGAGGAAGACGCCGAGGGGGCGCTCCGGGCGTCCTACGACGTCGACGAGACGCCGGACGACCTGCTCAACTGGATCGAGGACAACGTCCCGAAGGACTACGAGGGAGCCGAACTCGCGGACGCGTACGAGTTCCTCTCGAACGCCGATCGCTGGCTCGGCCGCGTCCGGGCCACGCAGGACTACTCCTACTGGCGGTACGCGACCGACAACATGACCGCCGGCGTCGCCGCCTCGCGCCGCGAACCGAAAGGCGGCTGGACCCGGTACGGCCCGCCGAGCTACTGGTCGAAACTCGGGCGAACCAAGGGGACCCGGAACACCCGGGACGCGATCGCCGAACGCATCGCCGAGCGCGAGGGAACGAGCGTCGCGACGGCCCGCCGCGAGATTCTCCCCTTCCTCTCGGCGATGACCCACCACTGCAAGAACCGCGATCTCACCGTCCGGATGGCCGCGATCTACGACCTCGACGAGGGGGACGTCTCGTTCGTCACCGGCAGCGGGAAAGACACCAACAAGGTCGAGTCGATCGTCGAGGACGCCCAGGAACTGCGTGACGAAGAGACGGTCGCTCACTCCGGGAACGCGTTCTTCGAGGCCGGTGACGCGAGCGACGGGGACGCCACCGAGTCGTCGGCGACGGCGGGAGACGGCGCTACCGGCACGGAGAACGGGGAGAGCCAGCAAACCCTCACCGCCACGACCGAGTCGAATGAGGACGCCGACGAGGGTGCGTCGGCGGAACCCGAGTCGGCCGACGACCCGGACGACGACCAGTCCGGACTGACGGACTTCATGTAGCTCGGGCTCGCGATCGGGTCGTCGTCACGCCCTCGGTTGGAAATTTGCGGGCCGTTCAACTCGGTTTTATTAGCCCGGAATATGTCGAGATATAGAGTGATCGACACTATTACGTCGATGACTGATGACAGTACTCGACGGTGAGCGGTTACCGATGAACGATTACAAGTGCCCCCTCTGTACGGACACGTACGGCGAGCAGACGAATCTTCAGGTCCACCTCGAGGTGGAACACCGGAAATCGGAGATCGTCTCCTCACTCATCGACGCCCTCGATGCAGGGACCGAATCCGGCGTCGAGAACGAACAGCGGCCGACCCCGCCAGTCTAGAACTCGCCCGCCGAGAGCCGATCGCGAAACGCCGGTGAGAACGCGTCGCGAACACCCTCGGCCAGTCGCCGTGGATCGGACCCCGAGAGCCGCGGCACCGTCTCGACCGGTACCCCCGTCAGCCGTTCGAGTTCGGCCGGATTCGTCCGTTCCGCGACCGTCGCACCCTCGTACTCGTTGCAGACGATGCTACGGACCGGGACGCCGCGACGACGGAGCGCCTCGACCGACAGCGCCGTGTGATTCAGCGTGCCCAGTCCCGATCGCGTGACGACGATCGCCGCGGCCGAACAGTCCGCGACGAGGTCGATCACTTCGCTGTCGCCGGCC contains:
- a CDS encoding replication factor C large subunit; amino-acid sequence: MSDWTETYRPTTLSEVRGNNKARDKLKEWAETWDEHRDAVIVHGSPGVGKTSAAHALANDMGWPVMELNASDSRGADVIERIAGEAAKTGTLTAGGAGRRLVVLDEADNFHGNADYGGSREVTRVVKDANQPIVLVANEFYDMSQSLRSACETIEFRDVSKRSIVPVLRDICRREGVEYEDEALEAIAENTSGDLRSAVNDLQAVAEEADRLTVEDVVTGERDTTEGIFDYLDALIKEEDAEGALRASYDVDETPDDLLNWIEDNVPKDYEGAELADAYEFLSNADRWLGRVRATQDYSYWRYATDNMTAGVAASRREPKGGWTRYGPPSYWSKLGRTKGTRNTRDAIAERIAEREGTSVATARREILPFLSAMTHHCKNRDLTVRMAAIYDLDEGDVSFVTGSGKDTNKVESIVEDAQELRDEETVAHSGNAFFEAGDASDGDATESSATAGDGATGTENGESQQTLTATTESNEDADEGASAEPESADDPDDDQSGLTDFM
- a CDS encoding hemolysin family protein, with the translated sequence MVDLAFSLGRLAFAFFLVFLNGFFVAAEFAYVRIRPTQIDALVEEGRRSAKLLQEAEENLDDYLATTQLGITIASLGLGWAGEPAIASLIEPVLGSVLPAGSIHLVAIAIGFGIITFLHVVFGELAPKTLAIADAERIALLVAAPMKFFYYVFLPGIVVFNGTANFFTRLIGVEPASESDESHSEEEILRIVSRSGQQGAVDMNEVEMVEAVFDLGETIAREVMVPRPDVVTVRAGMPLSELRGVAASGTYTRFPVVDEDADQPVVGFVHAKDVLQAIEATDRTDDPTARDLAREVIIVPETRRIDEVLTEFRTQNVQLAVVIDEWGAFEGILTIEDVIEEVVGEIQDEFDTAAMVPSIDELADGRYAMDGGVTLAAVNDLLETEFESDAFDTIGGLVLHRLGRPPEVGDAIEADGYEVTVEAVEGTRVSRVIVAEAVPEAEGSSE
- a CDS encoding C2H2-type zinc finger protein, which codes for MTVLDGERLPMNDYKCPLCTDTYGEQTNLQVHLEVEHRKSEIVSSLIDALDAGTESGVENEQRPTPPV